A window from Schistosoma haematobium chromosome 1, whole genome shotgun sequence encodes these proteins:
- a CDS encoding hypothetical protein (EggNog:ENOG410VIDN~COG:S), which yields MTTNSISITKISVATSSSGNTTIPCQRPMDENRKSLNDTCTENCEMSNNSTDITLGSQTSDYYRTDKRLPYRFNNPDKFGGYDGPKLNPLYRTTNSEYGRLKPNVHTMNVVYYNKNQEFSKRYMKAGNYRNHSLNTAIDHKYS from the exons ATGACAACAAACTCGATCTCAATAACAAAAATTAGCGTCGCTACGTCAAGTTCAGGGAATACCACTATCCCTTGCCAACGTCCTATGGATGAAAATAGGAAGTCACTGAATGATACATGTACAGAAAATTGCGAAATGAGTAACAATTCTACAGATATCACACTTGGATCTCAAACATCAGATTACTATCGAACAGATAAAAGATTGCCATATCGCTTTAACAATCCCG ATAAGTTTGGGGGTTATGATGGCCCGAAATTAAACCCACTGTATAGAACAACCAATTCAGAATATGGTAGGCTTAAACCAAACGTACATACGATGAATGTTGTCTATTACAACAAAAATCAGGAATTTTCCAAG CGTTACATGAAAGCTGGCAATTACAGGAATCACTCCTTGAatactgcaatcgatcataaatattcataa